The Primulina eburnea isolate SZY01 chromosome 6, ASM2296580v1, whole genome shotgun sequence genome contains a region encoding:
- the LOC140833804 gene encoding nucleolar GTP-binding protein 1-like — protein MVQYNFKKITVVPTGKEFVDIILSRTQRRTPTQVHKGYARSRLRRFYMRKVKFTQQNFHEKLSTIIDEFPRLDDIHPFYGDLLHVLYNKDHYKLALGQINTARNLIAKIAKDYVKLLKYGDSLYRCKSLKVAALGRMCTVIKRIGPSLAYLEQIRQHMARLPSIDPNTRTVLICGYPNVGKSSFINKITRADVDVQPYAFTTKSLFVGHTDYKYLRYQVIDTPGILDRPFEDRNIIEMCSITALAHLRAAVLFFLDISGSCGYSIAQQAALFHSIKSLFMNKPLIIVCNKTDLQPIEGISDDDKKLVMEMKAEAMKIVIGQGGEPTDEGVLLSMSTLTEEGVIAVKNAACERLLDQRVEMKMKSKKLNDCLNRFHVAMPKPRDQKERPPCIPQAVLEAREKQDEATSEKQKRKLERDFEEENGGAGVYSASLRKHHILADDEWKEDIMPEILDGHNVYDFVDPDILMRLEELEQEVGIQQGLEADDDFEMDGAELSPEEQLALAKIRKKKSLLIQQHRIKKSTAESRPTVPRKFDKDKKFTTERMGRQLSSLGLDPTKAINRARSKSRGRKRERSLDRDDNDRAVSMDVDDDQPNKKMRLNSRSLSRSRSKSRPPGEVVPGEGFKDTAQKKKAIKLAKKSIKNRNKDARRGEADRVIPTLKPKHLFSGKRSTGKTQRR, from the coding sequence ATGGTTCAGTACAATTTCAAGAAGATTACTGTGGTCCCCACGGGGAAAGAATTTGTAGACATTATCCTGTCTCGAACCCAACGGCGAACACCGACACAAGTTCATAAAGGATATGCCAGATCACGCCTTCGCCGGTTTTACATGCGCAAAGTGAAGTTTACGCAACAGAATTTTCATGAGAAGCTTTCCACAATTATCGACGAGTTCCCTCGGCTTGATGATATACATCCTTTTTATGGTGATCTGCTCCATGTTCTCTATAACAAAGACCATTACAAGCTTGCTCTAGGACAAATCAATACTGCCAGGAACTTGATTGCTAAGATTGCGAAGGactatgttaaattattgaagTATGGAGATTCTCTTTACAGATGTAAGTCACTGAAGGTTGCTGCTCTTGGTCGTATGTGTACAGTGATTAAACGAATTGGGCCAAGTTTGGCTTATCTCGAGCAGATACGACAACACATGGCGAGGCTACCGTCAATTGATCCAAATACTAGGACGGTCTTGATTTGTGGGTACCCGAATGTTGGCAAGAGTTCATTCATAAACAAAATTACGAGGGCCGATGTTGATGTCCAGCCTTATGCCTTCACCACAAAGTCATTGTTTGTTGGTCATACAGACTATAAGTATCTTAGATACCAGGTGATCGACACTCCAGGTATTTTGGATCGGCCATTTGAGGATCGTAACATCATTGAAATGTGCAGCATCACGGCTCTTGCCCACTTGAGAGCAGCTGTGTTGTTCTTCCTGGATATTTCTGGTTCTTGTGGATATAGTATTGCACAGCAAGCAGCTCTATTTCACAGCATCAAGTCACTATTTATGAACAAACCATTGATCATTGTCTGTAACAAAACTGATTTGCAGCCAATTGAAGGGATCTCTGACGATGATAAGAAGTTGGTGATGGAGATGAAAGCAGAGGCTATGAAAATTGTAATAGGTCAAGGTGGTGAGCCAACAGATGAAGGTGTTCTTTTGAGTATGAGCACTTTGACCGAGGAAGGAGTAATTGCTGTAAAGAATGCAGCTTGTGAGAGATTATTGGATCAGCGAGTAGAAATGAAAATGAAGTCGAAAAAGTTAAATGATTGCTTGAACCGCTTCCACGTTGCCATGCCCAAGCCTCGTGATCAGAAGGAGAGACCACCTTGTATACCTCAAGCTGTTTTGGAAGCCCGGGAAAAGCAAGATGAGGCAACTTCAGAGAAACAAAAGAGGAAGCTGGAGAGAGACTTTGAGGAAGAGAATGGAGGTGCTGGTGTGTACTCCGCAAGCTTGAGGAAGCATCATATTTTAGCGGATGATGAGTGGAAAGAAGATATCATGCCAGAAATTCTTGATGGGCACAATGTATACGACTTTGTTGACCCCGATATATTAATGAGGCTCGAGGAATTGGAGCAAGAAGTAGGTATCCAACAGGGTCTAGAGGCTGATGATGACTTTGAGATGGATGGAGCCGAGTTGTCCCCTGAAGAACAATTAGCGCTTGCAAAGATCAGAAAAAAGAAAAGTTTGCTTATCCAACAGCATAGGATCAAAAAGAGCACTGCTGAGAGCCGGCCAACCGTGCCCAGAAAGtttgataaagataaaaagtTTACAACCGAAAGGATGGGGAGACAATTATCATCTTTGGGTCTTGATCCGACCAAGGCGATTAACCGTGCCCGGAGTAAGTCTAGGGGTCGTAAAAGGGAGAGATCCCTTGATAGGGATGACAATGATCGAGCCGTATCTATGGATGTGGATGATGACCAACCAAACAAGAAGATGCGGTTGAATTCAAGATCTCTTTCAAGATCTAGGTCTAAGTCACGACCACCAGGTGAAGTTGTGCCTGGAGAGGGTTTCAAAGATACAGCTCAGAAAAAGAAGGCTATTAAATTGGCTAAAAAGTCTATCAAGAACAGGAACAAGGATGCTCGGAGAGGAGAGGCGGATAGAGTCATTCCTACTCTCAAGCCAAAACACTTGTTCTCTGGCAAGCGTTCCACTGGGAAAACACAGAGACGGTAG